The segment aaaaaaatctatcatgaTAAAATCATGATTTAAAAAGTCACAACTAAAGGCTTCTGGGAATGCAACCTTATGGTTTCTTTTGTTCTCATGTATCTTGATCTCTAGAACCAGTTACTTAAAgtcctgtttcttttctgtgtttgttaATATCATCCCATATTtccttaaaaatcaaaacaacaacaacaacaaaagaaacctaGTGCAGATCGCTCTCAAACTATTACCAAAATCTGAAGCAGGTACTCTTCTAAACTCATTTTTTTGAATGCCAGCATTATCTTGATGCAAAGATAATATTGAAATGGCATCCAGGAGCATGACAAGAAGTGCAAAGTATAGGCCAACATCTTAGAGAATGCAGCTCCCAAATTCCTCTCTAAAATTGTAGCATGCTGAAAATTGCACATTAACAATTACTTCAGCATGTTCAAGTGAGATTTACTGAAGGACATTTGCATGGTTTTTATGTGCAAATCAAAATGCCATAACTTTATTGATGAAAGGAGGGACAACAAGTTAAGCCCTCCATTATTACTTTCCACTTTCTCTCCTTATGCATCAATGCCTTAGACTCTGAAGTCATCTAAATCCATATTTTCCTTTCtatgtaataaaacattttttgctATCTCTTAAAGATTTGACGAATTTTAATGAGATAGATTTCTGCACTTATCTACCTTTTCTTGGGTTTTTGAATAATACACGGACAAAGAGACACCCCTATGAGCCTAGGCTTGTGTGTCATTGGTCATTTGGCCCATGAAAGTTTGTCATAAACACCAGAGTAACACCATAATTACTTTGTACATAGAAATTGACCTGACAATGTTTTCTTCTTGTCTGAACAGTTTATTATCTCTGGAATTTTGTCCATCATTACAGAGAGAAAGTCAACAAATCCTTTGGTGAGTACAAGTGTTATAACACAGAACTAATGAGCatgaaacccagagaggaaactTCAGGACCAGGCTTTTCCTGTTGAAAGTTACAAGCTAAGCTCTACAGTGATTACTTGttaatttgtgagctgtttcTGGGTTCCCCATATTCCTATATGGAGCACAATCTTTCTATCATGGTAAGCAAAATCATAGTGTACCTGATCTCTGAGAACAGTGCCAAGGAATCCCATGTATAAAATTCTGCTTTCTTACAATGCCATTGCGTAGGCAGCAGGCAATGATGGTGAATCTTGGTCATCAACTTGACTGGATAGAGAAGCACCTAAGAGACTAATAAAGCATCCATCTGGGGGTGTTCTAGCTCCAAAATGTGATGGTTCCATTCTCTAAGATAAAGACCCAGATGAAGTAAAAGGGAGAAATTGAACTGTGATTAGAAGAGATCTCCTCTCACTAGGCTTCCTGACCAGCATGTGAGCTGTTCTGCTCTGCCGACCGAGTTCCACATTAGTCACCTGAGACTCTGAAGCTGAGCCAAACATATTTTTGTCCTGAGTTGTTCATATGCGGCATTTTTTCATGGCAACGAAAAGCCTAGCAACACAAAAGTTTTCAAATTTTACTCTTCAGTACTGAAGTTaatgtccttattttcaaagaGTTATATTTGTCATGCATATATAGTTCAATGTCATCACTTAAAATCCATAAGAATCCCTAGAGAAAATGTTCAAgtgacaaaaatattttttatatcttCATAAAGGAAATCTTTTCACTGGAACTGAAAATACAATTTGAACTGAGAAGCAGAATGTTGGAACTCTAAAAGTCTTCATAGTTACTTGTTTTAGCTAAGAATTCAGCTTTTCCTAATTGAACTTCTTCAAGGAAAAATCTAGTCCTGGGAAGAAGAAACCTGGACTATAGGAAGAAATTTTTGAATGATATAAAGATTAGCCTAGTGATCAGCCATTGAATGTTCCTCAAGAAGTTGATTAAGGAAGTCATGGGAGAGAATGACATGTAATGCAATAGCTTAGGGATTTAGTTAGGAAGATCTGACGATACCAGTCTCCCAAATGTacagaataaaaattacttttctgttgctctggtaaaataccatgactaaaaTCAACTGAGAATATAGGTAGTATTTAAGTAGACTGAGGCTTATGAAAGATGCTTAACCAATGCTGAAGAATGTTCTTTTCATTCAGTGAATGCAGACTAAAGAAGAATGTCAGTTAGTATAAACCTAGTATATTCCAAGAACATACATATTGGTCAAGGTGTCCAAGAGTTTGATTTAAGTCACTATTTGTGAAGGGAAGCTCCTAAAAGCACCAAGTTCTGAGTGATTTATACAATCTCTCTAAAACATGTGACCTGAAATTAAATCCTACTTCAGGGCCATACAGTTGGATTTGCCTTAGAATACCTACATGTAACTGTAGCTTTCAGACTGATCTTAgttcaattttcattttgtatacattgaaaaagaaaaaaaggcactatcaagaaaatttatttatttaactgacACCATAAAGGTTATGGATATGAGACCCAAAGTGAGCCTTGGGACTGAGTAATGCAAATCAGGGAGAATCCAAGGACCTCAGGCACTGTGGCTTCAATTTGCCAATATCTAGTCccattctgtctctttctcccttacACTGTTGGCACAAATGACAACATCCTCAGTCACACGATTACATCACTTTCTATATCCCTAGTTATAGGCAATTACTAGGCTTTCCAGAACCTGAAACCTACCTGACACTGAGAACAAAGTCCCCACACTTACCTTTGGGTATATGAGCTTCTGAGATAGGTAATATGTAAGGAATACTGCCTCACCTGCCTTTTCTGTATGATTGATGCTTCTATGGGTGAGATATGAGAAGGATGTGTCATTCTGAATACATTTGCCAGTATTAAGTGTGTCCGAATTCAACTGTTGAGATAATTGAACTCACAAGGAGGAATGGTTCCTTTTGGCTcacatttcagaggtttagcgGTGTGTAGTTCTGGTGACTTTATGTGTTCTGAGGCAATGAGTGTCTCATGCTAAAAGAGCAAAGACATGTGTCATGTGGCAtcaagggagaacaaagagagtAAGGTGAAAGTCCTGTGCTCTGATATACCCCCTTTATGGGCTCTTCTCTTCTTTAAGGGTAGACAAACCTTAGCTCAAGAGACATTTCCTGAAGGTTCTTATATATCCCTCTATAGAAAATCTTTCAAATCAAAACAGAATGTCGAAGGACAGGAACATGGCTTGTGTCTGCACCTCCTCCTGTTTTTACACTACCTTGAGAATTTTCCAGTTTTACATTGCATGATTCCATTAAAAGTCATGGGTAAAGATATtgcaaggaaaatattttctttttcaccaTTGAAATCCTGTTTATCCATCCAACTGCCATTTAGGTTTGGGTTTATTTGATCCTAGACATTCATAAGGCCCAATAGATGTGGTGGTCATGGTTGGGTAAAGTGACCTAGCAAATATCATCTGGGAAATGAAGCATAGAAAATAATCGGGAGGGAAAACCAGGGCCTCTGCACTTTCTACTACTAGCAATTTTACAttaggaagaataaagaaataaattattaatcTTTCAGCTTCTAAAGGAACCAAATAAAGAGAATTGGTGCACCATTTTGGAAGAGATATAAGTAAAACCTGCTGCTTCTTCCAGGTAGATGGCAGCCTGACTCTGAACATCCTGAGTGTTTCATTTGCTTTCATGGGCATCATTATCATCTCTGTCAGCCTGGCTGGTTTGCATCCTGCCTCAGAGcagtgcaagctgagcaaggaCCCTAGACCAACTGAACATCATTACTACCACATTTCCTATGACTCTGACAGGAATGAGTGCTCTGTCACCAACTCTGTTCTGGCTGTAAGTATTTCTAAAGACTATTGGACAATTTTAGTTATGATCTTTTCCCTCTTTTGATGATCTTTCAGTGTCTGGTTTGAGGTCTTAGGTAATGGTCAAGGCTGAATAAAGCAAGGGTAAACAGTGCTAAAGCTTTTACCCCCAAGTCATCTTTAACTCCAGTGATTCTGGGTTAAAAGCATGAACACATCTCCAAAGAGCTGTGTTTAGCATGATAAGATGCATACCAAAAAGACTCAGGTGATCTGGACTTGCCAACAAGGAAACCAGGCACATGTGTGGTAGAGGGAGCGAAGCGAGCTGAGCTAAAGTCAGCTAAGCACTGGGAAATGGACTGTGGGAAGGACAGGATTGGGGTAGAGGTGTCAGATGTCTGTTACCTCCAGTGCTCCTAGTAGCCAGCCAGCACTGGGCTTTTGTGGGGGCAAGCTCACTGTTTCTTTCATCATTCTGAAAGAGATGAGCTTgttaaatggaaaaagaaatatatagaagTGGAGAAGAGTAGCCAGCAGTCATGTGAGGGCTCTCTGTTGTGTTGGAAGAAAGTAATGCAATTTGACTAACAGGAATAACATGCCTTCAATTAAAACATCCAAGAACATACACTTGGTCTCTATCACATGGGGAGAACATTGGGTAAGATAACAATGGAGTTCCTGCATAATATTCATTTTCTTATgacaataaaagtaaagaaagaaagaaaaaagaaggaaggaaggaaataaagaaagagaaaga is part of the Rattus norvegicus strain BN/NHsdMcwi chromosome 1, GRCr8, whole genome shotgun sequence genome and harbors:
- the Ms4a6c gene encoding membrane-spanning 4-domains subfamily A member 6C-like isoform X5; the encoded protein is MSAVMVLGLGIILASVPPVLHFTSVFSVLLKSGYPFIGPLFFIISGILSIITERKSTNPLVDGSLTLNILSVSFAFMGIIIISVSLAGLHPASEQCKLSKDPRPTEHHYYHISYDSDRNECSVTNSVLAGALTVMLINTLLELVLAGLSVMLWSKEGALTSLRSSRCGH
- the Ms4a6c gene encoding membrane-spanning 4-domains subfamily A member 6C-like isoform X6 — its product is MSAVMVLGLGIILASVPPVLHFTSVFSVLLKSGYPFIGPLFFIISGILSIITERKSTNPLVDGSLTLNILSVSFAFMGIIIISVSLAGLHPASEQCKLSKDPRPTEHHYYHISYDSDRNECSVTNSVLAGALTVMLINTLLELVLAGLSVMLWSKEGALTSLRN